The proteins below are encoded in one region of Struthio camelus isolate bStrCam1 chromosome 23, bStrCam1.hap1, whole genome shotgun sequence:
- the LOC104145770 gene encoding peptide methionine sulfoxide reductase MsrA-like, with translation MPGHTVLPSPAEALPGRAERLPVSATHAVNGNPMCPPFPAEMQVAIFGMGCFWGVERLFWKIPGVFSTQVGYAGGFTPNPTYEEVRSGLTGHAEVVRVVFDPQKISYKDLLKVFWENHDPTQGMRQQEDVGTQYRSVIYTLGPEQGEEARRSMAAYQEELSKWRRGAITTAVEPAGDFFYAEDCHQQYLHKVPGGSCSLKGTGVACPMVP, from the exons ATGCCGGGGCACACGGTGCTTCCCAGCCCGGCGGAGGCTCTGCCGGGCAGAGCAGAGAGGCTGCCGGTGTCAG CCACGCACGCGGTCAACGGGAACCCCATGTGCCCACCGTTCCCCGCCGAGATGCAGGTGGCGATTTTCG GCATGGGGTGCTTCTGGGGAGTCGAGCGGCTCTTTTGGAAGATACCCGGCGTCTTCTCCACCCAGGTGGGCTACGCGGGAGGCTTCACCCCCAACCCCACCTACGAAGAGGTCCGCTCAG GGCTGACCGGGCACGCGGAGGTGGTGAGGGTTGTCTTCGACCCCCAGAAGATCAGCTACAAGGACCTTCTCAAAGTCTTCTGGGAGAACCATGACCCCACGCAAG gcatgaGGCAGCAAGAGGACGTGGGCACCCAGTACCGCTCCGTCATCTACACCCTAGGCCCCGAGCAGGGCGAAGAGGCCCGCCGGAGCATGGCAGCTTACCAGGAG GAGCTGAGCAAGTGGCGGCGGGGGGCCATCACCACGGCCGTCGAGCCGGCCGGCGACTTCTTCTACGCCGAGGACTGCCACCAGCAGTACCTGCACAAGGTGCCCGGAGGCTCCTGCAGCCTCAAGGGCACCGGCGTCGCCTGCCCCATGGTCCCGTGA